In the Clavelina lepadiformis chromosome 8, kaClaLepa1.1, whole genome shotgun sequence genome, one interval contains:
- the LOC143469181 gene encoding glycerol-3-phosphate dehydrogenase, mitochondrial-like, whose protein sequence is MAYRLLQWGRQHRGKIFVGVGVGVGGLLLWQLNGRQLPLQTEGYIQAPAWTQNPLPGRDVQLKTLASTKEFDVLVIGGGATGCGVALDAVTRGLSTALVEKYDFSSGTSSRSTKLIHGGVRYLQKAIMGLDLEQYHLVKEALHERANLLQIAPHLSAPLPIMLPVYTWWQVPYYWAGIKAYDLVAGSKCVKPSFILSKSSALEKFPMLKKDKLKAAIVYYDGQHNDARMNIAIALTAARQGACISNHTEVLKLLKEKDVTTGIERICGATIKDHNTGNVFDVRAKCVINATGPFTDGIRKLDDPKIANICQPSAGVHIILPGYYSPDAMGLLDPATSDGRVIFFLPWENLTIAGTTDSPTGVTHHPAPREKDIQFILKEIENYLSPEVHVRRGDVQAAWSGIRPLVTDPNSKNTQSISRNHVVEVSKSGLVTIAGGKWTTYRSMATDAVNAAVKHCGLSPKRPSGTDGLILDGGYHWTPNHYIKLAQDYGLETDIAKHLSRTYGDNAVKVARMAKVTGKRWPIIAERLVEDLPYIEAEVKYGIEEYACTAVDILARRTRLAFLNVHAAEEALPAILKIMQKELGWSEQRVEQERAEALEMIYVEMGTKAKEGAHTKGITLSAIDIQKYKQRFNIVDRDRKGFITRPDIQKLLQDMNEGLDEDALNDMLKEVDLNQNGKLELDEFLELMSNVKSGEVTQNRLATLLKLGEEQQHQKKNISVDRSGGGL, encoded by the exons ATGGCATATCGACTACTTCAGTGGGGAAGACAACACAGgggcaaaatttttgttggtgtTGGTGTTGGTGTAGGTGGTTTGCTGTTATGGCAATTAAATGGAAGACAg TTACCGCTTCAAACTGAAGGTTATATTCAAGCCCCAGCATGGACTCAAAACCCCTTGCCAGGTAGAGATGTTCAGTTAAAGACACTTGCCTCAACAAAAGAGTTTGATGTCCTTGTTATTGGTGGTGGGGCAACTGGATGTGGAGTTGCTTTGGATGCAGTTACAAGAG gtctATCTACTGCTCTGGTTGAGAAATATGATTTTTCGTCTGGCACCAGTAGTCGCAGCACAAAACTCATACACGGAGGTGTAAG ATATTTACAAAAAGCAATCATGGGGTTAGATTTAGAGCAATACCATCTTGTAAAAGAGGCACTGCACGAACGTGCAAATTTGCTTCAGATTGCACCTCATTTGTCTGCGCCACTTCCTATCATGCTGCCAGTATATAC GTGGTGGCAGGTGCCTTATTACTGGGCTGGGATTAAAGCTTATGATCTTGTTGCTGGAAGCAAGTGTGTTAAGCCAAGTTTCATTCTGTCAAAGAGTAGTGCCTTGGAAAAGTTTCCAATGTTGAAAAAAGATAAATTAAAGGCTGCTATTGTTTATTATGatg GTCAACACAATGATGCTAGAATGAACATTGCCATAGCTTTGACAGCTGCTAGACAAGGTGCCTGCATTTCTAATCATACTGAAGTGCTAAAACTTCTGAAAGAGAAAGATGTAACAACTGGCATTGAACGAATATGTGGTGCTACTATAAAGGATCACAACACAG GCAATGTTTTTGATGTTCGTGCAAAGTGTGTCATTAACGCAACTGGTCCGTTTACCGATGGTATAAGGAAACTAGATGATCCtaaaattgcaaatatttgcCAACCAAGTGCCGGTGTCCACATCATACTACCAGGCTATTACAG TCCGGACGCAATGGGTTTATTGGATCCGGCGACTTCTGATGGTCGTGTTATATTTTTCCTGCCGTGGGAAAATCTCACAATTGCTGGAACCACTGACAGTCCAACAGGCGTCACTCATCATCCTGCACCTCGGGAAAAAGACATCCAGTTCATCttgaaagaaattgaaaattatcTCAGTCCAGAAGTGCATG TGCGTAGAGGTGATGTACAAGCAGCATGGAGTGGCATTCGTCCATTAGTAACAGATCCTAATTCAAAGAACACTCAGTCAATATCTAGGAACCATGTTGTAGAAGTGAGCAAGTCTGGTCTTGTCACAATAGCGG GTGGGAAGTGGACCACATACCGTTCTATGGCAACTGACGCAGTGAACGCAGCTGTCAAACATTGTGGTCTTTCACCAAAGCGTCCAAGTGGCACAGATGGCCTCATTCTAGATGGGGGTTATCACTGGACTCCAAATCATTACATTAAGCTTGCTCAGGATTACG GCCTTGAAACTGATATTGCAAAACATCTGTCACGTACTTATGGAGACAACGCTGTCAAAGTAGCAAGAATGGCGAAAGTAACGGGCAAAAGATGGCCCATAATTGCTGAACGTTTGGTTGAAGATTTGCCTTATATTGAGGCTGAG GTTAAATATGGCATTGAGGAATATGCGTGCACTGCAGTTGATATTTTGGCTCGCAGAACCCGGTTGGCTTTCTTGAATGTGCATGCTGCCGAAGAAGCATTGCCAGCCATCCTTAAGATCATGCAAAAGGAACTTGGTTGGTCAGAGCAGAGGGTGGAGCAGGAACGTGCTGAAGCTCTTGAAATGATCTATGTTGAGATGGGAACAAAA GCAAAAGAGGGTGCACACACAAAGGGAATCACATTAAGTGCGATTGATATACAGAAATATAAACAACGCTTCAATATAGTTGATAGAGACAGGAAAGGGTTCATAACAAGACCTGATATTCAGAAACTTCTTCAA GACATGAATGAAGGTCTAGATGAAGACGCACTTAATGACATGTTGAAAGAAGTTGATCTTAATCAGAATGGAAAGCTGGAGCTTGATGAGTTCCTTGAG